Proteins co-encoded in one Nitrospira sp. genomic window:
- a CDS encoding guanylate kinase, with the protein MPTSNLPSGVTEARQAPERRGILYIISAPSGAGKTTLCKQVVASVPELWHSVSFTTRKPRPGEEHGREYFFIDENVFHDMVARNEFLEYAHVYSNWYGTPHKPLMDKMEQGIDVLLEIDVQGALQIKKKFGDAVYIFILPPSMDILRARLQGRGSDSQEEIVRRLQKVKEEVWCFREYYYIVRNDDLMQSLRELQSIFIAERLKTKRMDLHWLEQSFILEKDATSPGTEPSSTL; encoded by the coding sequence ATGCCCACAAGTAACCTTCCTTCGGGTGTGACGGAGGCTCGGCAAGCTCCTGAACGTCGGGGCATTCTCTACATCATTTCAGCTCCGTCAGGCGCAGGGAAGACGACTTTGTGTAAACAGGTTGTGGCGTCGGTCCCAGAGCTGTGGCATTCGGTGTCGTTCACGACCAGAAAACCGCGTCCAGGAGAAGAACACGGACGCGAGTACTTCTTTATCGATGAGAACGTCTTTCACGATATGGTTGCCAGGAATGAATTCTTGGAGTACGCCCACGTATATTCCAATTGGTATGGCACACCGCATAAGCCATTAATGGATAAGATGGAGCAGGGTATCGATGTCTTACTGGAAATCGATGTCCAGGGTGCGCTTCAGATTAAAAAGAAATTTGGTGATGCCGTCTATATTTTCATTCTCCCTCCATCGATGGACATTCTGCGTGCTCGACTCCAAGGTCGGGGATCCGACTCTCAGGAGGAGATTGTCCGCCGATTGCAAAAGGTGAAAGAAGAAGTCTGGTGTTTCAGGGAATATTATTACATTGTCCGCAACGATGACCTGATGCAGTCTCTCCGTGAGCTGCAAAGTATTTTCATTGCGGAACGTCTGAAGACCAAACGGATGGACCTGCATTGGCTTGAGCAAAGCTTTATTCTTGAGAAAGATGCAACATCGCCGGGAACGGAGCCGTCATCCACTTTATAA
- a CDS encoding DNA-directed RNA polymerase subunit omega, translating to MQHRRERSRHPLYNEGARPTMIDMLSLLPQYTPNEFDSRHRLVIVASQRAKHLTQGAKSTWSSRFTKETTMALDEVLRGHVRYMTGKEARDAMKEAKRGKEGETERIAMMTGEDAREIKKELSVYVDDTVPPTVVPAEE from the coding sequence ATGCAACATCGCCGGGAACGGAGCCGTCATCCACTTTATAACGAGGGAGCTAGACCGACTATGATCGACATGCTGAGTTTGTTGCCGCAATACACGCCCAATGAGTTCGATTCACGCCACCGCCTGGTGATCGTCGCGTCACAGCGGGCAAAGCACTTGACTCAAGGCGCGAAGTCAACCTGGTCCTCTCGTTTCACAAAGGAAACAACCATGGCACTCGACGAGGTGTTGAGAGGTCATGTCAGGTATATGACCGGCAAGGAAGCCCGCGATGCCATGAAGGAAGCCAAGCGAGGGAAAGAGGGTGAAACCGAGCGCATTGCGATGATGACCGGAGAGGATGCCCGCGAAATCAAGAAGGAACTCAGTGTTTACGTCGATGATACGGTACCGCCGACAGTGGTTCCGGCTGAGGAGTAG
- the aroQ gene encoding type II 3-dehydroquinate dehydratase: MRILVLHGPNLNLLGNREESMYGTTTLDEINASLEKLGSELGAELVIRQSNFEGELVGWIQEARHGYHGIIINPAAYTHTSIAIRDALAAVELPTVEVHLSNIYRREEFRQHSYVSGVALAQIAGFGANGYLLALRGLCEHISATGSTGSSGGRTSVDGAKIERH; encoded by the coding sequence TTGCGGATCCTGGTCCTTCACGGTCCCAATCTGAACCTGTTGGGTAATCGAGAGGAGTCCATGTATGGGACGACGACTCTTGATGAGATCAATGCGTCATTGGAAAAGCTGGGTAGTGAGCTTGGAGCTGAACTGGTTATTCGTCAGTCGAATTTTGAAGGGGAATTAGTGGGCTGGATTCAGGAAGCACGACACGGGTATCACGGCATTATCATCAATCCAGCGGCCTACACGCACACCAGCATCGCGATACGCGACGCCCTAGCCGCCGTTGAGTTGCCCACTGTTGAGGTTCATCTGTCTAACATCTATCGGCGTGAAGAATTCAGGCAGCATTCATATGTATCGGGGGTTGCATTGGCACAGATCGCCGGGTTTGGTGCCAACGGGTATCTCTTGGCCTTGCGAGGATTGTGCGAGCACATATCTGCTACCGGATCTACGGGGTCCTCTGGTGGTCGCACCTCAGTAGACGGAGCGAAGATAGAGCGGCATTGA
- a CDS encoding YicC family protein — MIKSMTGFGQRQGLWSDGTASVEVRSVNHRFLETSIRLPKSMSGLEESFKKTIQQHCVRGRVDLTVLLQGSRGSARVVQLDVGLAKQYHQALRTLQRTLKLKGSIDIGLMASFRDVVALSEQAVDDPKLTKVVEKLGLLAVSDMVKMREKEGALLAQDILARLEHVRECRRSVSSRAPFIAQETFDRMKQRVEKLLADAIPDIPRLNQELALYADRCDITEELVRLDTHMIQFERALQGTESVGKTLDFLLQELGREVNTIGSKSNDAEIRADVVRMKAELERIREQIQNVE; from the coding sequence ATGATTAAGAGTATGACAGGATTCGGCCAGCGACAGGGACTATGGTCCGACGGGACTGCCAGCGTTGAAGTGAGATCGGTGAACCATCGTTTTCTTGAAACCTCCATTCGTCTGCCGAAGTCAATGAGTGGGCTAGAAGAAAGCTTCAAGAAGACGATCCAACAACATTGTGTACGTGGAAGGGTTGATCTCACAGTGTTGCTACAAGGGAGTCGGGGAAGTGCTCGCGTAGTGCAACTTGACGTCGGACTAGCGAAGCAGTACCATCAGGCTCTCCGTACACTCCAGCGCACGCTGAAACTTAAAGGCTCCATTGACATCGGACTGATGGCGAGTTTTCGCGATGTTGTCGCGCTTTCTGAGCAGGCGGTCGACGATCCTAAGCTCACAAAAGTGGTGGAGAAATTGGGGCTGCTCGCGGTGTCGGATATGGTGAAAATGCGGGAGAAAGAGGGAGCCTTGCTTGCGCAGGATATCCTGGCTCGGCTGGAGCACGTGCGTGAGTGCAGGAGATCGGTCTCGTCCCGTGCTCCCTTCATTGCACAGGAAACCTTCGACCGTATGAAGCAGCGAGTGGAGAAGTTGTTGGCAGACGCTATCCCGGACATCCCTCGGCTCAATCAAGAGTTGGCCCTGTATGCGGATCGGTGCGACATTACAGAAGAATTGGTCAGACTAGACACGCATATGATACAGTTTGAGCGTGCGCTCCAAGGGACCGAGTCGGTGGGAAAGACATTGGATTTTCTTCTCCAGGAATTAGGCCGGGAGGTCAACACCATTGGATCGAAATCCAACGACGCGGAGATCAGGGCCGATGTGGTGAGAATGAAAGCCGAGCTTGAGCGTATACGTGAGCAGATACAGAATGTCGAATGA
- a CDS encoding efflux RND transporter periplasmic adaptor subunit, translating to MRRIALIVGVVAIGLAIGGYVFFNGERKTPVRYRTAAIELGQVISTVSATGTINPVVSVQVGTQVSGMIKSLHADFNSRVKAGDTVAVIDPEPFKARREQAASNLEMVRSNVARSKADLAQRKRELERVESLLPQQFVSQNDVDVAFTNFQSSEAQLKVAEAQVKQAEAALNSAELELKYTVIRSPVDGIVVARNVEVGQTVASSFATPNLFLIALDLTKMQVDTNVSESDIGGMAEGKEAVFTVDAYPGVTFTGTIRQVRLAPINVQNVVTYNVVVGVDNKDLRLKPGMTANVSIIVAQKDQILKVPNAALRFAPPKGEGSRREADGHVPSRHGGGPTKLDAGTLPSKVIWRLSGSGDLTSLTVQTGISDGLTTELLSGGLSEGDLVVVGIEQPFGERKGSDLPPGFGNQQRPRSR from the coding sequence ATGCGACGTATCGCCTTGATTGTCGGTGTTGTAGCCATTGGACTTGCCATCGGTGGCTACGTGTTTTTTAACGGGGAGCGGAAGACCCCTGTTCGATACCGAACAGCAGCGATTGAGTTAGGCCAGGTTATTTCTACTGTCAGTGCCACGGGGACGATCAATCCGGTTGTATCGGTTCAGGTAGGTACGCAAGTGTCAGGCATGATCAAGAGCCTCCATGCGGATTTTAACTCGCGGGTAAAGGCTGGGGATACGGTCGCAGTCATTGATCCTGAACCCTTCAAGGCTCGCCGAGAACAGGCTGCCAGCAATCTAGAGATGGTGCGCTCAAACGTTGCGCGATCCAAAGCCGACCTGGCGCAGCGAAAACGAGAACTGGAGCGCGTGGAATCCTTGTTGCCTCAGCAGTTTGTGTCACAAAATGACGTTGATGTTGCATTCACAAATTTTCAAAGCTCGGAAGCACAGTTAAAGGTTGCTGAGGCGCAGGTCAAGCAAGCGGAAGCGGCGTTGAATTCGGCTGAGCTGGAATTGAAATATACCGTCATTCGGTCGCCCGTTGATGGCATCGTTGTGGCGCGTAACGTAGAGGTTGGCCAGACGGTTGCGTCCAGCTTTGCCACGCCTAATCTGTTTCTGATCGCCCTCGATTTAACCAAAATGCAGGTTGATACCAATGTGAGCGAGTCGGACATTGGAGGGATGGCCGAAGGGAAGGAAGCCGTCTTTACTGTAGACGCCTACCCCGGTGTGACCTTTACTGGCACTATCAGGCAGGTACGACTCGCACCCATCAACGTTCAGAACGTCGTCACCTACAATGTGGTGGTCGGAGTGGATAACAAGGACCTACGGCTCAAACCCGGTATGACGGCCAATGTGTCGATCATCGTGGCACAGAAAGACCAGATCCTGAAGGTTCCTAATGCGGCTCTCAGATTTGCGCCTCCGAAGGGTGAGGGGAGTCGTCGGGAGGCCGATGGGCACGTACCAAGCAGGCATGGAGGAGGTCCGACTAAACTAGATGCTGGTACGCTGCCGTCGAAAGTTATCTGGAGGCTGAGCGGGAGCGGTGACCTCACTTCTCTGACGGTTCAAACTGGTATTTCGGATGGCCTCACCACTGAATTACTCTCCGGCGGTCTCAGTGAAGGGGATCTCGTTGTTGTCGGTATTGAACAGCCGTTCGGCGAACGAAAAGGGAGTGACTTGCCGCCGGGGTTCGGGAACCAGCAACGCCCTCGCTCTCGATGA
- the coaBC gene encoding bifunctional phosphopantothenoylcysteine decarboxylase/phosphopantothenate--cysteine ligase CoaBC — translation MPTNPQGKRLVLGVTGSIAAYKAVGLLRSLARDGATVSVVMTQAATKFVTPLTFEVLSGRRVATDLFESHEEMVHLAVPEQAQAIIVAPATANFLAKSALGLADDLLSTMLLNARCPVIVAPAMDGDMWTHPTVVQHVQVLRARGVVVLDPEVGPLASGQVAQGRFPAESRIMDAVHAALNPRRDWHGQRVLVSAGPTQEPIDPVRFISNYSSGKMGYAIAEAARDRGAEVVLVTGPSSLTPPPGVATVSVNTASEMTDALSQHFSAATVLIMAAAVADFRPKNQAAQKLKKQGKSELVLELEATPDILAMLSARRTSQIVIGFAAETEHVVSHAKDKLRGKGLDLIIANDVTQAGGGFGSDDNAVVMLSAAGEQRVLGLMPKRRLADEILTVVHELCLISPRRESLVE, via the coding sequence GTGCCGACCAATCCGCAGGGCAAGCGGCTTGTTCTTGGGGTAACGGGCAGCATCGCCGCGTATAAAGCGGTCGGGTTGCTTCGATCTCTTGCGCGTGATGGTGCCACCGTGTCAGTGGTCATGACTCAGGCTGCCACGAAATTTGTGACTCCTCTTACGTTTGAAGTCCTGTCAGGAAGACGAGTGGCGACGGACCTCTTTGAATCTCATGAAGAAATGGTTCATCTCGCTGTCCCAGAACAAGCCCAGGCAATTATCGTGGCGCCGGCGACGGCCAATTTTTTGGCAAAATCGGCTCTTGGTCTGGCGGATGATCTGTTGAGCACGATGCTGTTGAACGCTCGGTGTCCCGTGATTGTCGCTCCGGCCATGGATGGGGACATGTGGACACACCCCACGGTTGTTCAACATGTGCAGGTGCTCCGAGCTCGTGGCGTCGTTGTGCTTGATCCTGAAGTCGGTCCGCTGGCCTCAGGACAAGTCGCACAAGGGAGGTTTCCGGCAGAGTCACGAATCATGGATGCAGTGCATGCCGCACTGAACCCTCGGCGGGATTGGCACGGACAACGGGTGTTGGTCTCCGCGGGCCCGACTCAGGAGCCTATTGATCCGGTTCGATTTATTTCGAACTATTCTTCTGGGAAGATGGGGTATGCCATTGCAGAAGCCGCGCGGGATCGAGGTGCAGAGGTGGTCTTGGTAACAGGGCCGTCCTCTCTCACGCCTCCTCCAGGAGTGGCGACGGTTTCAGTCAATACAGCGAGCGAGATGACCGATGCGTTGAGTCAACATTTCTCTGCTGCTACCGTTCTGATCATGGCTGCAGCGGTTGCCGACTTTCGTCCAAAAAATCAAGCTGCTCAGAAGCTCAAGAAGCAGGGGAAGTCTGAGCTCGTGCTTGAGTTGGAAGCGACCCCGGACATTCTCGCCATGCTGTCCGCGCGTCGGACATCGCAAATTGTGATTGGGTTCGCGGCGGAAACGGAACACGTAGTGTCGCATGCGAAAGACAAGTTGAGAGGGAAAGGGCTGGATCTCATCATTGCGAATGATGTCACGCAAGCAGGAGGTGGGTTTGGCAGTGACGACAATGCGGTTGTCATGCTTTCGGCCGCGGGTGAACAGCGAGTCCTGGGTCTGATGCCCAAGCGGCGTCTGGCCGACGAAATTTTGACTGTTGTGCATGAGCTCTGTCTCATCTCGCCTCGTCGCGAGTCCCTGGTGGAGTGA
- a CDS encoding tetratricopeptide repeat protein, whose product MASESKKIGNAAEIDRLALVFAKDPGSKVFIPLAEEYGKAGMWEEAVAVLEDGLKAYPGFITAMVALGRAYEQMNQPVKAKALLEEAIKVSPDNLRAHRILAKLYTAQGSKEAAIRSCNVILLINPHDQEALSLCAGLSVPTTQGMEQSQEALPEKPVETASLDSDRLHGEGMTSVFDSAAMAPKDGANGLSSSVSRSEETPIPITGSTASAAQKTRSPAIARFEQWLNLIQDRRRDPQASSSLPS is encoded by the coding sequence ATGGCGTCAGAATCAAAAAAAATAGGGAATGCCGCTGAAATTGATCGGTTGGCCTTAGTCTTTGCTAAAGATCCAGGGTCCAAGGTGTTTATTCCCCTGGCAGAAGAGTACGGCAAAGCTGGCATGTGGGAAGAGGCGGTTGCTGTTCTTGAAGATGGGCTGAAGGCCTATCCAGGTTTTATCACGGCCATGGTGGCCTTGGGTCGCGCCTATGAGCAGATGAACCAACCGGTCAAGGCGAAGGCTCTTCTTGAAGAAGCCATCAAGGTGAGTCCCGACAATCTTCGTGCGCATCGAATATTGGCTAAGCTCTACACGGCGCAAGGGTCTAAAGAAGCGGCTATCCGGTCGTGCAACGTCATATTATTGATAAATCCGCATGACCAAGAAGCCTTGTCGCTTTGTGCCGGGCTCAGTGTGCCGACGACTCAGGGAATGGAACAATCGCAAGAGGCATTGCCTGAGAAACCTGTGGAAACTGCGAGTCTTGACTCTGACCGTCTTCACGGCGAGGGTATGACATCCGTCTTCGATAGTGCGGCGATGGCACCGAAAGATGGAGCCAACGGATTGTCCAGTAGTGTATCTCGTTCAGAAGAAACGCCTATCCCTATAACGGGATCCACGGCTTCGGCTGCACAGAAAACAAGAAGTCCAGCGATCGCACGGTTCGAGCAGTGGCTCAACTTGATCCAAGACCGCCGCCGAGATCCCCAAGCCTCTTCTTCACTCCCCTCTTGA
- the hflX gene encoding GTPase HflX, with translation MTPELAKAMAQLTIELRRPIGVLLTRRGQVQDVIVGTELTLSSTTLTLFRTGARSLRGLRFIRTQLHDQPISQEVLTDLAFLRLDLIGLLSVTEYAQLGNLYLAHLLAPNSTGGLFKVLKAVPFHNLTLMFDQFIEELEADLQQARAHYAIESGKESAILVSASVKSRSEQEERLAELAELATSADVRVVDRVVQRTPDGHQRYLLGRGKMKDVLIQTLHRGADMVIFDQTLSPAQLRAISEMTDIKVIDRTQLILDIFARRAHSREGKVQVELAQLRYLLPRLSGKGTQLSRLGGGIGTRGPGETKLETDRRRVRDRITHLERELTQFGRQQDQRRSRRDRHGLPVVSLVGYTNAGKSTLLNVLTNSHVSAQNRLFETLDTTSRRLRFPEDREVIITDTVGFIRDLPQELVGAFRTTLEELREADLLLHVVDGSAADIDIQITAVVAILEDLHLNAIPRLVVLNKCDQVSPARAELLCRRYGAIGLSALQPTTLRPLFAQLEAYVRSLPVDERQIAGLPLQDDALVLASRR, from the coding sequence ATGACCCCGGAGCTCGCAAAGGCAATGGCCCAACTGACCATTGAGCTTCGTCGCCCGATTGGCGTGCTGTTGACCAGGCGTGGACAAGTTCAGGATGTGATTGTGGGAACGGAATTGACGTTGTCTTCCACCACGTTGACCCTGTTCCGTACTGGCGCACGATCGCTCCGTGGCTTGAGGTTCATTCGAACGCAATTACACGATCAGCCCATCAGTCAAGAAGTGCTGACAGACCTCGCTTTCTTGCGACTTGATTTGATCGGCCTACTCTCTGTCACGGAGTATGCTCAACTAGGCAATCTGTATCTCGCTCATCTGCTGGCACCCAATTCGACCGGGGGATTGTTCAAAGTGCTCAAGGCTGTCCCATTTCACAATCTTACACTGATGTTCGACCAGTTCATTGAAGAGCTTGAGGCAGACCTTCAGCAGGCGCGAGCTCATTATGCCATTGAGAGTGGGAAGGAATCGGCGATACTTGTCAGCGCTTCTGTCAAAAGCCGGTCCGAGCAGGAAGAGCGTTTAGCCGAATTGGCGGAGCTGGCAACTTCCGCCGACGTCAGGGTGGTTGACCGTGTCGTGCAAAGGACGCCGGACGGGCATCAGCGCTATCTCTTGGGCCGCGGCAAGATGAAGGACGTTCTGATTCAGACCCTCCATCGGGGCGCCGACATGGTGATCTTTGATCAAACATTGTCACCGGCTCAATTGCGAGCCATTTCAGAGATGACTGATATCAAGGTGATCGACCGGACACAACTGATCCTGGATATCTTTGCCCGCCGAGCCCACAGCCGTGAAGGCAAAGTGCAGGTGGAACTCGCGCAGTTGCGGTACCTGCTTCCACGATTATCTGGGAAGGGCACCCAACTCTCGCGGCTGGGTGGCGGGATCGGTACTCGAGGGCCGGGTGAAACCAAGCTGGAGACTGATCGTCGCCGTGTGCGAGACCGCATCACGCATTTAGAACGAGAGCTGACACAGTTTGGGCGCCAGCAAGACCAACGTCGGTCCAGGCGAGACCGGCACGGACTCCCTGTCGTGTCCCTCGTAGGCTACACAAACGCCGGTAAGTCTACGTTGCTCAATGTGCTAACAAACAGTCATGTGTCAGCTCAAAACCGGTTGTTTGAAACTCTGGACACAACGAGCCGTCGCCTGCGGTTCCCGGAGGATCGCGAAGTTATCATCACCGATACGGTAGGATTTATCCGGGATCTTCCGCAAGAACTGGTCGGCGCCTTTCGGACAACGCTCGAAGAACTACGAGAGGCTGATCTCCTGCTGCATGTTGTCGACGGCAGCGCCGCAGACATCGACATTCAGATTACCGCGGTCGTCGCCATTCTTGAGGACTTGCATTTGAACGCGATACCGAGATTAGTGGTGCTGAATAAGTGTGACCAGGTGTCCCCTGCGCGCGCGGAGTTGCTCTGCCGACGGTATGGAGCCATTGGTCTGTCGGCGCTCCAGCCCACGACACTTCGTCCTCTCTTCGCTCAGCTGGAAGCATACGTGAGATCTCTGCCAGTCGATGAACGTCAGATTGCTGGCCTGCCGCTGCAGGACGATGCGCTGGTGCTTGCATCTCGTCGGTAA
- the efp gene encoding elongation factor P, whose translation MISTVDFRSGVRLMVEGEPFHIVDFQHVKPGKGGAFVRTKLKSYLSGNVLDRTFRSGERFEEPDLEERDMQFLYATGASYTLMDTETYEQLTFEKSQLGENVDLLKENMVAKILVYEHRPIAVELPNFIELKVVDADPGVRGDTATGGTKPAVVETGATIKVPLYLEVGTVIRIDTRTRSYVERVR comes from the coding sequence GTGATTTCTACGGTGGATTTTCGTAGCGGCGTACGCTTGATGGTCGAAGGCGAGCCCTTTCATATCGTCGACTTTCAACACGTCAAGCCTGGCAAAGGTGGTGCCTTCGTACGGACGAAGTTGAAAAGCTATCTCTCCGGAAATGTGTTGGACCGAACGTTTCGCTCAGGCGAACGGTTTGAAGAGCCTGATTTGGAAGAGCGTGATATGCAGTTCCTCTACGCGACCGGAGCGTCCTATACGCTGATGGATACAGAGACGTACGAGCAATTGACGTTTGAGAAGAGTCAGTTGGGAGAGAACGTCGATTTATTGAAAGAAAATATGGTCGCCAAGATCCTCGTCTACGAGCATCGCCCGATCGCCGTTGAGCTGCCAAACTTCATTGAGCTCAAGGTCGTGGATGCGGATCCTGGTGTGCGGGGGGACACGGCAACTGGAGGAACCAAGCCGGCGGTCGTGGAAACGGGGGCGACGATCAAAGTTCCGCTTTACTTGGAGGTCGGCACCGTCATCCGGATCGATACTCGAACCAGATCCTATGTGGAGCGTGTTCGGTGA
- the nth gene encoding endonuclease III yields the protein MKKVKPTRMPSVLDRPAQIARSLRHAMPVAVMELTHRSPWELLVATILSAQCTDQRVNQVTPALFKRYPTPHVMANATSTELEALIRSTGFYKSKAKNLIGCAQVVTAQFKGHVPDTMEELTAIPGVGRKTANVLLGAVFGKPGIVVDTHVRRVANRLALTHSSDPERIERDLQAVYPETQWTGVSQRLLLHGRYVCLARKPRCLVCPIYDVCEWEGKLPT from the coding sequence ATGAAGAAAGTCAAACCCACGAGGATGCCGTCCGTTCTCGACCGTCCAGCGCAGATTGCGAGGAGTCTCCGTCACGCCATGCCGGTGGCTGTGATGGAATTAACTCATCGTTCTCCATGGGAACTGTTGGTTGCCACCATTCTATCCGCGCAGTGCACGGATCAGCGAGTGAATCAGGTCACGCCGGCTCTCTTTAAGCGGTATCCCACACCTCACGTGATGGCGAACGCAACGTCGACGGAACTGGAGGCGTTGATCAGATCAACTGGTTTTTACAAGAGTAAAGCGAAAAACTTGATTGGTTGTGCGCAGGTCGTTACGGCGCAGTTCAAGGGGCACGTTCCCGATACAATGGAAGAACTCACAGCGATACCTGGTGTTGGGCGAAAAACAGCGAATGTACTTCTTGGGGCCGTATTTGGGAAGCCGGGTATTGTGGTCGATACACATGTGCGACGGGTGGCCAACCGACTCGCCCTGACCCATTCGAGTGATCCCGAGCGAATCGAACGTGACCTGCAAGCGGTGTATCCGGAAACCCAGTGGACGGGTGTATCTCAGCGGTTGCTCCTTCATGGTCGGTATGTGTGCCTTGCTCGAAAGCCTCGCTGTCTTGTTTGCCCGATCTACGATGTCTGTGAGTGGGAAGGAAAACTACCGACATGA
- the accB gene encoding acetyl-CoA carboxylase biotin carboxyl carrier protein, with product MGHELSLTGGAPKQIQELIDLLRRNNLTELEFEQQGMRIRVRQDVATRPLATSVQEFIPAPPQQPMHATSATTSVSDASTGFLTVTSPIVGTFYRSPSPDADAYVEEGDSVKKGQVLCVVEAMKLMNEIESEVDGRLVKILVENTKSVEYGQALFLIDPTSAS from the coding sequence ATTGGTCATGAGCTCTCACTCACAGGGGGGGCGCCCAAGCAAATCCAAGAACTGATCGACCTGCTTCGGCGTAATAATTTGACCGAGCTTGAGTTTGAACAACAAGGCATGCGTATCCGCGTCCGCCAGGATGTCGCAACCAGACCGCTCGCGACATCGGTGCAGGAGTTTATTCCTGCTCCGCCTCAACAACCGATGCATGCCACTTCAGCCACGACATCCGTATCAGACGCAAGCACGGGTTTTCTGACCGTCACGTCGCCCATCGTCGGCACGTTCTACCGATCGCCCTCACCCGATGCTGATGCATACGTTGAAGAGGGGGATTCTGTGAAGAAGGGACAAGTGTTGTGCGTCGTCGAAGCGATGAAACTTATGAATGAAATCGAGTCGGAAGTGGACGGTCGCCTTGTGAAGATCTTGGTAGAGAATACAAAGTCAGTGGAATATGGGCAAGCACTGTTTCTGATCGATCCCACATCCGCTTCATAG
- the accC gene encoding acetyl-CoA carboxylase biotin carboxylase subunit, producing MFKKVLVANRGEIALRVIRACKELGIKTVAIHSEADALALHVRAAEEKICVGPAESALSYRNIPNVLSAAEITGADAIHPGYGFLSENAHFAEVCESIGIKFIGPSSENIAMMGDKAKAREIVARRGLPVTPGSPGELRSEEDALQAAQTIGFPVIIKATAGGGGRGMRVVNKAEDLSRAFQAAQAEAKSTFGNDGVYLERYFLEPRHIEVQILADQHGRVVHLGERDCSIQRRHQKLVEETPSPVVDHKLRREIGRVAVEVVKAAHYRNVGTVEFLLDKDRNFYFMEVNTRIQVEHPITEMVTGIDLIKEQIRLAAGHPLSIRQQDVVMTGHSMECRINAEDPEKFTPSPGMITKYSPPGGFGVRVDSAMESGSVVVPYYDSMIAKLITHGRDRQESMARMKRALGEFVIEGIKTTLPLHRRILDDSDFQKGHVSTTFLDRFLAG from the coding sequence GTGTTTAAGAAAGTTCTGGTCGCCAACCGCGGAGAAATCGCGCTGCGAGTGATTCGCGCCTGTAAGGAGCTTGGCATCAAGACCGTGGCGATTCATTCTGAAGCGGATGCGCTTGCCCTCCATGTTCGAGCAGCCGAGGAAAAGATATGTGTGGGGCCGGCTGAATCGGCATTGAGCTACCGAAATATTCCCAATGTCTTGAGTGCCGCAGAGATTACGGGTGCCGATGCGATCCATCCCGGGTATGGATTTCTGTCGGAGAACGCCCATTTTGCTGAAGTCTGCGAGTCAATCGGCATCAAGTTTATCGGACCGAGCTCGGAAAACATTGCCATGATGGGGGATAAGGCGAAGGCACGTGAAATCGTGGCGAGGCGGGGCCTTCCGGTCACACCCGGGAGCCCAGGCGAATTGCGCAGCGAGGAGGATGCCTTGCAGGCGGCGCAGACGATTGGCTTTCCGGTCATTATTAAAGCGACGGCCGGAGGGGGCGGTCGAGGTATGCGTGTCGTCAACAAGGCCGAAGACCTTAGCCGGGCCTTTCAGGCTGCGCAGGCTGAAGCGAAATCGACCTTCGGTAACGACGGGGTCTACCTCGAACGGTACTTCCTAGAGCCGCGTCATATTGAAGTGCAGATCTTGGCCGATCAACATGGTCGGGTGGTGCATCTCGGGGAGCGGGACTGCTCGATTCAACGACGACATCAAAAACTGGTCGAAGAAACACCATCCCCGGTGGTCGATCACAAACTGCGTCGTGAAATCGGTCGGGTGGCCGTAGAGGTGGTCAAGGCTGCCCATTACCGAAACGTGGGCACCGTCGAATTTTTGCTCGATAAAGACCGAAATTTTTATTTCATGGAAGTGAATACCCGCATCCAGGTCGAGCACCCCATCACTGAAATGGTCACTGGCATCGATTTGATTAAGGAACAGATTCGTCTGGCCGCAGGTCATCCTCTCTCCATTCGACAACAGGATGTCGTGATGACTGGGCATAGCATGGAGTGTCGGATTAATGCCGAAGATCCAGAGAAGTTTACGCCATCTCCCGGGATGATTACCAAGTACAGTCCGCCTGGAGGGTTCGGAGTGCGAGTCGATTCCGCCATGGAGTCAGGCTCGGTGGTCGTCCCGTACTATGACTCGATGATTGCCAAGCTGATTACTCATGGCCGCGATCGCCAGGAATCAATGGCTCGTATGAAACGTGCGCTCGGCGAGTTTGTCATCGAAGGGATTAAGACCACTCTCCCTCTTCACCGTCGGATCCTCGATGATTCAGACTTTCAGAAGGGCCATGTGTCGACGACGTTCCTGGACCGGTTCTTGGCCGGATAA